One region of Ostrinia nubilalis chromosome 14, ilOstNubi1.1, whole genome shotgun sequence genomic DNA includes:
- the LOC135078293 gene encoding insulin receptor, whose translation MEATKTVILLCAIFLGCSAQRLDSEPTNVTGKICGDVHCTRPDRLERMLKDCMVILGNLKIVIMEQAHKDDFVNISFPKLREVTGYVAFYRVNGLESIGQLFPNLTRIRGEQLFYNYALIIFDIPDLKEVGLYNLLKVDRGGVIIWTVPQACFINTINWNLIAPRTRHVLSPVWDSPQCNTACSCTRNASTNYCWNILKCQRLPEDINSNCNKQCLGCRLSNPNECTICRHYTYKNRCVPKCPAGTIVLPHNDYCITEEECKDLRGWSWNNTCVFNCTVGYKMDIRDKETVCVPCEKCEETCGSLNIQTIESIQESGRCVYVNGSLVIRIRSHPEAMEELRTYLSRIQEVSDFIIVYGSLKITSLDFLSSLKRIGGRNLKNGTHSLIIYDMTNLQTLFTENVTNTLQVEKGSLYIYNNPMLCVNEIDKIKSRFPDKPGPLDIPSGTNGYSGGCANASIGLQLNVINETSISVDFTHVANPQAHYSILYIHLPQGSRKVFVPETCSDSEWHAYNIPHDLDSNTNVVLRNLRPASTYALCIEKYDPKTKILARSDIFNFTTPVGKPEPPFILELVASSSDVVVVRWVDHKVYRSHIKRYELDVTLIEIYPKDVSARDHCKKKRDSLRIEEEIDYFRHAVVMRPPPDYDRGCESMCGVLSTVTAGAMVEEYFDVCSSIEDGCNNLEVDPPKNSSFGNFVRTLTLNISGPRNDFQIAGLAPFRDYKFRLRACSADKCSRYARGVVRTLRSEYADKPVINYVTASESGEIRVEWDPPKVTNGPVLAYTVKVLPSVKYDEPGHLQSQTWCLSGDKRHFVVKYIKAKKYLISVCSTTLASRSVCSDRKRVIMTTNLELRWCWTGVIIGILIYISTLVVGILWKKQNDYSYEMPLLENMVIADSEPPSTMMSDFMPVYTIPLRDTRLD comes from the exons TGCAATATTCCTGGGATGCTCAGCACAAAGATTAGACTCCGAACCCACGAACGTGACCGGCAAGATATGCGGCGACGTGCACTGCACCAGGCCTGACAGGCTTGAGAGGATGCTGAAGGACTGCATGGTCATCCTGGGCAACCTCAAGATTGTGATCATGGAGCAGGCGCATAAGGACGACTTCGTGAACATTAGCTTTCCCAAGCTCAGGGAG GTGACAGGTTACGTGGCGTTCTACAGAGTGAATGGGCTGGAGTCTATTGGTCAGCTGTTCCCCAATCTGACCAGAATCAGGGGCGAGCAGTTATTTTACAACTATGCTTTGATTATCTTCGACATACCAGATCTTAAAGAG GTTGGCCTATACAACCTGCTGAAGGTAGACCGGGGAGGGGTCATCATTTGGACGGTTCCTCAGGCCTGTTTCATCAACACCATCAATTGGAACCTGATCGCGCCTCGAACTCGTCACGTGCTGAGTCCAGTCTGGGACAGTCCACAGTGCAACACTGCTTGTTCCTGCACTAGAAACGCGTCCACTAACTATTGCTGGAATATTTT AAAATGCCAGCGGCTGCCAGAAGATATAAATTCAAATTGCAATAAGCAGTGCCTCGGATGCCGACTTTCAAACCCCAATGAGTGCACCATTTGTCGACACTACACATACAAGAACAGATGTGTGCCCAAGTGCCCTGCTGGAAC AATAGTACTCCCTCACAACGATTACTGCATCACAGAGGAGGAGTGCAAAGATCTGAGGGGCTGGTCGTGGAACAACACTTGCGTGTTCAACTGCACAGTTGGGTACAAGATGGATATAAGGGACAAAGAGACAGTTTGTGTCCCTTGCGAGAAGTGCGAAGAG ACTTGCGGCAGTCTCAACATACAAACTATAGAGAGCATCCAAGAGTCTGGAAGATGCGTTTATGTGAATGGATCTTTAGTCATCCGAATAAGATCCCATCCAGAGGCAATGGAAGAATTGAGAACGTACTTGAGTCGGATACAAGAAGTTTCAGACTTTATCATCGTTTACGGTTCATTAAAAATCACCTCTTTAGATTTTCTGTCTTCGTTAAAAAGAATTGGAGGTCGTAACCTAAAAAATGGAACACATAGCCTCATAATATACGACATGACTAACCTCCAGACTTTGTTTACTGAAAACGTCACTAATACACTGCAAGTTGAAAAGGGGTCTTTGTATATTTATAACAACCCAATGCTGTGCGTGAATGAGATTGACAAAATAAAAAGTCGGTTTCCTGATAAGCCAGGCCCTTTAGACATTCCCAGTGGTACAAACGGATACAGTGGGGGTTGCGCAAATGCATCAATTGGATTACAATTGAACGTTATTAATGAAACGTCAATCTCTGTCGACTTCACGCACGTCGCAAATCCTCAAGCTCATTATTCCATTCTCTACATACACCTACCACAAGGTTCTCGAAAGGTATTCGTACCTGAAACATGTAGCGATTCAGAATGGCACGCATACAATATCCCCCATGATTTGGATAGTAACACGAACGTTGTACTGCGTAATTTACGACCAGCGTCTACTTATGCATTATGTATAGAAAAATATGACCCGAAAACTAAGATACTGGCTCGCagtgatatttttaatttcactaCACCTGTTGGAAAACCAGAGCCACCTTTCATTTTAGAATTGGTTGCTTCGTCTTCTGACGTTGTTGTGGTGCGCTGGGTTGACCACAAAGTTTATAGGTCACATATCAAGCGATACGAATTGGACGTCACTCTTATCGAAATTTATCCAAAGGACGTAAGTGCAAGAGATCATTGCAAAAAGAAAAGAGATAGTTTGAGAATAGAAGAAGAGATTGATTATTTTCGTCACGCTGTTGTTATGCGTCCACCTCCAGATTATGACAGGGGATGTGAGTCCATGTGTGGAGTTCTATCAACGGTGACAGCTGGAGCGATGGTCGAGGAGTACTTTGACGTCTGTAGCAGCATCGAGGACGGTTGTAATAACCTTGAGGTAGATCCACCTAAAAATTCTTCTTTCGGAAATTTTGTTCGGACTTTAACATTGAATATAAGCGGGCCAAGAAACGATTTTCAAATTGCGGGTCTAGCTCCCTTCAGGGACTACAAGTTTAGATTAAGAGCTTGTTCTGCTGATAAGTGCAGTCGATATGCCAGAGGTGTGGTAAGGACTCTGCGGTCTGAATACGCAGATAAGCCTGTTATTAATTACGTCACTGCTTCAGAATCAGGGGAGATTCGTGTCGAGTGGGATCCTCCTAAAGTTACCAACGGACCGGTCTTAGCTTACACTGTGAAGGTGCTACCTTCAGTTAAGTATGATGAGCCTGGGCATCTTCAGTCACAAACTTGGTGCCTATCTGGCGATAAAAGACATTTTGTCGTTAAGTATATCAAAGCCAAAAAGTATTTGATAAGTGTTTGCTCTACAACATTAGCTTCTAGAAGTGTTTGTAGCGATAGAAAAAGAGTAATTATGACAACTAATTTGGAACTACGTTGGTGTTGGACTGGCGTTATTATTGGTATTTTAATATACATCTCCACTTTAGTTGTTGGAATTTTATGGAAGAAACAAAACGATTACTCTTATGAGATGCCTCTATTAGAAAATATGGTCATAGCTGATAGTGAACCGCCTAGTACAATGATGTCAGATTTCATGCCAGTGTATACGATACCACTGCGTGATACGCGGTTAGACTAA